One window of the Halarsenatibacter silvermanii genome contains the following:
- a CDS encoding DUF1670 domain-containing protein translates to IARKTNHSQQAVDRYIKDYERVKFLVRRGIEPARIQHMTGRSQTVIEQYIEIIEHYHLEHVKDEKEG, encoded by the coding sequence ATAGCCCGTAAGACCAATCATTCGCAGCAGGCTGTTGATAGATACATCAAAGACTATGAAAGAGTGAAATTTCTTGTCAGAAGAGGTATTGAACCTGCGCGAATACAGCACATGACTGGCAGAAGTCAAACAGTAATTGAACAGTACATTGAAATCATTGAACACTATCATCTTGAGCATGTCAAAGATGAAA